The DNA sequence AGATTATCTTCGTCGAGATTATTTTTCTTGAAGATAGTGGGTGGGGGTTCGTATCACTGTGGTCCTTTTTTCCTACTTGAGCACGCGATTCCTTTGTTTGTTATCTCTAATTCAATACTTAAGCATTGATTACATACACAATGGCTTGTATCCATGGAGTTAACTAGTTACAAAGGCTTGATTTATTTCTAATTATCATATATTCTAATTTCTAACTTCTGAATCTAACTGTGGTGCAGATGGGGTCAAGTGTTCATTTTGGATGCTTTATCAAGATATAAAGCATCGGATGCTCGTGAAGCTGAAAATATAGTAGAGAGAGTAACCCCACGTCTCCAACATGCAAATTGTGCAGTTGTGCTTTCTGCTGTCAAGGTAGGTACATGCTTATTTTGCTCATGTATCTTCACAAGTGAATTCAAGTGAATACATATCTTCACAAGTTCCCTTCAATTTGATGATCAACATTGCCATCTAAGCCTTTTTTGCATGGGTTCATTCATGACGAACCGAAAGCTCATATAGCCTTTGGAGTGGATCCCAACATACACCTCTGAGGATAACGGTACTCTGGCACTTGTAATGTCTTGGTTTCCCTATTTctcaaccaatgtgggactaaacatGTTTATCAATGCCCCAATAGAAAGTCGAGCATGAGGATCCACGATAAATTATTTGCTTTAGGTGGGTTCTGAATGGTTTTGCCCATTCAGAGTGGACCCTAAAGGACGCATATGAGGGTAGAGGTGATTCTGACACTCATAAGGCCTTGGTTCTCCCACTCAACTGATGTGAGACTAAATATGCGTTATGTAACTTAAGGGCTACTTAGCAagtcataaaatttatattttaagctAAAGAATTAGTATATGTGAGAAATAGATGTTTCCTTGACATGGAAATGTACAAAAGAAGGGGAAATGACAACCCTTGCTTTATGGATTCATTCAAACTTTGGTAGAATACTCTTGAATCAAATTTTGCTATCTACCTCAAAAAAGAAAGACATTTCTTATAACCTAAAAATTGATGAATTTTGATAGTGGCTTAAATAGAGCCTATCAAGGAATTAAATCTCTGCTCTGTACATGTTTTGGTAACTGGTTGGACCAATTTGATCTTAATATACTGGGTGGTATACCGAGCTGTATCATTTGGTATCACAAAAAAATACTGATATGGTCTGGTACTGACCTGACCAAGGACTAGTAAATACCTGTCCATGCCAATAGGTACACCCAAAATATGATTCCTTGGAATCTATTGAACTAGGAATAGGACGAAAGGACTATGCATGGCTTTAAGGTTTTTGACTTAAGGGGATAAGATGGTGGGATGTTTGTTGTTTGGTTCTAATCTGCTTTAGATGTCTATAATGTCTTAAAATTTCTGTGCAGATGATCCTTCAGCAGATGGAACTGATCACTAGTACTGATGTAATCCGAAATCTGTGCAAAAAAATGGCACCACCTCTGGTAACTCTTCTTTCTGCAGAACCCGAGATCCAGTATGTAGCGTTGCGCAACATCAATCTTATTGTGCAGAAACGGCCCACAATACTTGCACATGAGATTAAGGTTAGTTAAAATGTGCATTCCTTATTGAGGTTTCAGTTATTATCTCTTCATTTTCTGTTGAAGTTACTGGTTGTTTTCTTACACATCTTTTAATAGGTTTTCTTTTGCAAATATAATGATCCGATATATGTTAAGATGGAGAAATTAGAGATTATGATAAAGCTTGCCTCAGACCGGAACGTAGACCAGGTATACAGCTATTCATCTTGATGAAAGTGCTTTATGTTACATGATTTAGTTGTCGTGCGACCTCTTTTATGGTGCAAGGTAAAAAGTTGCAAAATGTGGAATATGCCATTGTACAGATTCTCACTCGAGTCTGATCGCATCTTGtattatcaataaaaatcattTGATACAGATTTTCGCTGTATGTTTGTGACCTTTTTGCTTTGCAACATTTTGTTGGATGCTTAAGGgagagaaaaaaaatctcatgtaccCTTCATTCCAGGTTCTATTGGAGTTTAAAGAATATGCTACAGAAGTAGATGTAGACTTTGTCAGAAAGGCTGTGCGTGCGATTGGTCGCTGTGCCATCAAGTTAGAGAGAGCTGCTGAGCGATGCATCAGTGTTTTGCTTGAGCTGATAAAGATAAAAGTTAATTATGTTGTGCAAGAGGCTATAATTGTCATAAAGGATATCTTCAGGCGTTATCCTAACACGTGAGTTTGGTTAGCTTGGTCTGAAATTGGCTTCTTATCTGGCAGTACCAGTCTGAATCTGCTTGATGTGCACTTTATAATTCAGTTTTTTCTTGCAGCTATGAGTCTATCATTGCCACATTGTGTGAAAGTCTAGACACTTTAGATGAGCCAGAGGCTAAGGTATTTGTTTATCCTTGGAGGTTAGTTTCTAGTTTGTTTtccgttgctatctcaaaaatgtGTTGGTTGGTTCAGGCATCAATGATATGGATAATTGGTGAATATGCTGAAAGAATTGACAATGCTGATGAGCTCCTTGAGAGCTTTCTTGAGACTTTCCCAGAAGAACCTGCACTAGTGCAACTGCAACTGCTCACTGCAACTGTTAAATTGTTCCTTAAGAAACCAACTGAAGGCCCGCAGCAGATGATTCAGGTTTGCTATGTTCCTGTTATGCCAGTTTACCAGTGCTATTAATGTTGATCTAACCATTGAGCTAGTGACAAAATACCCGGAGAATTCATTTGAATGTTATTCATCATGTGGTACTTTCCTATAATCGTGTACATTCCTTTTAATATTATTCAACATGTTGTTGTTGTATTTAAATGTTATATATCATGTGATACTTCATAGTATTTCATACTCTTCTTTGATGCCAATAATTGTTACATATAACTGCTTGACCCACCCCCCTCTCCCCTCCTCCCTGATGATTGTTTTCTCATTGTTACAAGGCAAGAAAACCCCTTGTTTTTGTATGTCTCAACATTTTCTCATTAAAAGTTCAACATTGGCAACACAAAGTCTTTATGAATCAATCAATGGTGACTTAGCACATGAGGctcccaacaaggtttggaatgaTCAGTGGATGCAGTCTTATACCTGCAAGAAGGATGACTAATTCCATGATTCAAACCTTGGTCATCTAATGATAAAGATTACAATCTTACTGTTATACTAAGGCCCatccttttcttgtaaataaaatatacttaaaaaaAGATCTACTCATAATGTATGAGCATAACAAATGGCTGGGATTACAGTTGAAAGTAGTCATGGAAGGACTTAGACACTAAACAAATTGTATGCTTAATATGTTTCTCAATATATGATATATGTGAAGTAAAAAAGTTCACCAGGGAAGCAATAGAGGTCTCTTGCTTTACAGAAACCTACCTTGATGAATATAGTTTAAACCTTATGCAACCAAGTAGTAAACCATTAAGTTGCAACTTTGTGGTGCAAGATGACAAGGATATTAACTTGTAACTAGACTTTTGCTATGCTAGTTTGTAATCTGCTTTAATATTCTTTTTTGTGTTGTTGTGAGCTGCCTTTCTTCTTAAGAGTCTCTTGCAAGAGAACTGAATATTTTCATCTCTTAGTAAATCAGCTATAAGTGAAATCTTGAATTGTTAACCATCTATTTATCTTATATCATCCTGGCTCTTGTACAAACAAAATATCACATGGTATCTCCAGAATATATTCCTTGCATAATGCATGAGAATGACATTTGATAAACTTTATTTTGTCATCCTCAGTAATTACAGTTATAATTAGTTTCATTGATGACTAATGTAGATTAATTTTATGCAATAGGCTGTTCTAAATAATGCCACGATGGAAACAGACAATCCTGATTTGCGAGATCGTGCATACATTTATTGGCGTCTTCTTTCCACTGATCCTGAGGTATCAAAAGCAAATTCAAGATACTAATTTCTTAAGGTGTCATATGGTTTGGTAgttatatttgatttttttttaatcaggcTGCTAAGGATGTTGTTTTAGCTGAAAAACCAGTAATAAGTGATGACTCAAACCAGCTTGATTCTTCACTGCTTGATGAGCTTCTTGCGAACATTGCTACACTTTCTTCTGTTTATCATAAGATACCTGATGCTTTTGTAAGCCGTGCAAAGTCAGCTACACCGAGACCAGATGAAGATGATTATGCTGATGGTGGTGAAACGAGGTATTCTGAGTCACCTTCTAATGCAGTTGATAGTGCAGCTGCTCCCTCTAGTCAGGCTACTGTGTCACATGCTCAAACAACGCAACAGGCACCAGCAACAACTGCAGTCTCTGCACCTTCTCCACCTGTGCCAGATCTACTTGGAGATTTGATGGGTCTTGACAATGCTATTGTTCCTGTAGACCAGCCAACAACACCTTCAGAGTAAGGATGTCCAGATTTAAAATTCTATGTTCAGCCTTACTCCTTTTGGGATTTAACATTATAGATTTATCCAATACCTTCTGTCTCCTCTCATTTATGGAAAATGTTCTGATCATCTCTGCAGAGCTCCGTTGCCTGTATTGCTGCCTTCATCAACTGGTCAAGGTCTACAGATAAGTGCACAGATTATACGCCGTGATGGCCAGATATTTTATGCATTACTGTTTGAGAACAATACACAACTTGTACTTGATGGATTCATGATACAGTTCAACAAGAATACATTTGGTCTTGCAGCTGCGGGACCTTTGCAGGTGATTGTTTTATTAAGTATGAACATTAGAAACATTAATGAGCTACTGGCCATTCTGATGTTATTTAAGCCTGTTGATATCCATTTCCTATGTGATTTGGGATCTGATTGCCCAAAATATCTTCTTGCATTTTCTTTTGTTTCTCATTAGGTCCCAGCACTGCAACCAGGAGCTTCAGCAAGGACACTTCTTCCTATGGTTTTATTCCAGAATGTTTCACCTGGACCTCCAAGCACACTCTTGCAGGTTGCAGTAAAAAATAATCAGCAGCCAGTCTGGTACTTCAATGACAAAATATCATTGCACGTTTTCTTTGATGAAGATGGTAGAATGGAACGTGCAAATTTTCTGGAGGTAAGTAAATTGAAGTTTTTCTTTTATTATGGATGACATATACTAAGTGAAAAAATGGTAGACCTGATTCATTGAGTGTGGCTTTCATTATCTGGGACTTGATTCTGTAAAGTGGGTGACTTTGTTTGACATTCTCTTTTTCCTCGGTTCTCGGGCTTATTGATCGATCAGCATCTAATTATGAGCATCTCCTTTCTAGTACCCTATATCCTCTTACATGGTTGACATGTTCCTGTTCTAGTTCAATTTATAATACACATTGTTAGATTGAGAATCTgtcaatccaaaaataataagtgCATGATATTGCTGCTTTAGATAGTGCATCAGAGTACTGCATTAGATATTAGTGCATTATGAGACATTAGATATTCTGCTGGTAATGAATGTCACTTCTGGGATTTGTGGTTAGTGGAATTTGTTTGCTGGTCAATGTAGAATAATGAGTTGGAGAACCACATTGCTCTACTTGgcaatttcttttttcctttgtgcTAGTCGTCCTTGTGAATTCTGAAGGAAGTTTTTGAAATCTTGGGAAATGTTAAAAGAGTTTCTCACTCTCCCTCTATTTTTAGTAATGGCTTTGGTGTGTTTCTGGTCAATATTGCATTATTCACAACATATTGGCTTAAAGTATCCTTACCATAGTGAAGGCTTTGGGAAATGTTTCAGTGTATACCTTTGCCTATATTTACTGGACCAACCAAGAATTGGCACcgaacttattattatttttcattaatatCAAAGAATACAGGCTGGTAATCATTCGGCATTCCTGTGCCGTATTATTCTTGTTAGAACCGGTACCAGATCGATTTTTTTAGCCTTATTTTAAAGTAATAATAAAGCTGACAGACATTGAATAATTCTGTCTTTTTAATCCCATCATGATTGATTTCATCGGTTCTGTTCCTGTGCAAATGCAGACATGGAAATCCCTGGCAGACTCGAACGAAGTTGGGAAGGACTTGTCGAACTCCATCATCAGTGGCGTTGATGCTACCATTGAGCATTTGACTGCATCCAATGTGTTCTTTGTAGCAAAGCGAAGGAATGCAAACAAAGAGCTACTTTATTTGTCTGCCAAACTCCCTAGAGGTATTCCTATCCTGATAGAGCTCACGGCTGTTGTTGGTGTTCCAGGCGTAAAATGTGCAGTAAAGACACCGAGCCCTGAGATGGCACCACTCTTGTTCGAAGCCATGGAGGCTTTATTGAAGTAAGATTTGTGCTTCATTCATTAGTTTGGTAAAATTTAGCAGTCTGGTGTTATTGTGAGAGTGGGTATTTATCGTtgcaaaaaagtttttttttatttttatttttattattattatcccaAATTTTATACAATTTGTGTTGAGTATTTGATGTTGCTGTTTTAGTTAGATACTTTTCATACTATTCTTCGATATCAAGTAAATGAGGGTGATTTAGCATGGGATGCCTCTTAGTCTTTGGACCCAAAAGAGTTATATACAGAAATGATGATCTCTCCAATTTCTGAATCAAGGAGGAACAAAAGTAGCGGAAAAGGTGGAATACTACTTCCAAATAATAATACGATCGAAAGAACATGCGACGGCGGCATCCTCTGGTTGTTTTCTAACTTGCAATTTCTTTTATTTCTGTATTTTCTTAGTAAAATTtgctcattcattcattcattcatgagGTACGTGCCGATGTGAATCACGGTCACGATGGTGGGTCCAGGACCAGAAAAAACCCATCTCATTTCCCTACTTCAGAAAAGaggagattaaaaaaataaacctagccttttctctctctctctctttttttttttgtttcataatttCTTTATAGTGTTCTGTTTTTTTgtttaatatctaaaatatcttCAATCCAGTTACAATGTTTTGTTTTCAGTCATAATAAAACACACATTGTCATGCAATATAAAAGTTACTTTGTTATGATATTTTTTGTATTACATTATAAAtttctaataaatttataaattataaatttattacaatacacattataaatttattataaacataatgtctttataaaaattatataaaattactatgttataatatattttttaatattattgtaaaaatattataatcggaTTGGTTTACCTTATGAATtatctattaaaaaatattttaaatattaaataaaaaaatattat is a window from the Musa acuminata AAA Group cultivar baxijiao chromosome BXJ2-1, Cavendish_Baxijiao_AAA, whole genome shotgun sequence genome containing:
- the LOC135598924 gene encoding beta-adaptin-like protein C, whose protein sequence is MSGHDSKYFSTTKKGEIPELKEELNSQYKDKRKDAVKKVIAAMTVGKDVSSLFTDVVNCMQTENLELKKLVYLYLINYAKSQPDLAILAVNTFVKDSQDPNPLIRALAVRTMGCIRVDKITEYLCDPLQRCLKDDDPYVRKTAAICVAKLYDINAELVEDRGFLETLKDLISDNNPMVVANAVAALAEINESSSQPIFEITSHTLSKLLTALNECTEWGQVFILDALSRYKASDAREAENIVERVTPRLQHANCAVVLSAVKMILQQMELITSTDVIRNLCKKMAPPLVTLLSAEPEIQYVALRNINLIVQKRPTILAHEIKVFFCKYNDPIYVKMEKLEIMIKLASDRNVDQVLLEFKEYATEVDVDFVRKAVRAIGRCAIKLERAAERCISVLLELIKIKVNYVVQEAIIVIKDIFRRYPNTYESIIATLCESLDTLDEPEAKASMIWIIGEYAERIDNADELLESFLETFPEEPALVQLQLLTATVKLFLKKPTEGPQQMIQAVLNNATMETDNPDLRDRAYIYWRLLSTDPEAAKDVVLAEKPVISDDSNQLDSSLLDELLANIATLSSVYHKIPDAFVSRAKSATPRPDEDDYADGGETRYSESPSNAVDSAAAPSSQATVSHAQTTQQAPATTAVSAPSPPVPDLLGDLMGLDNAIVPVDQPTTPSEAPLPVLLPSSTGQGLQISAQIIRRDGQIFYALLFENNTQLVLDGFMIQFNKNTFGLAAAGPLQVPALQPGASARTLLPMVLFQNVSPGPPSTLLQVAVKNNQQPVWYFNDKISLHVFFDEDGRMERANFLETWKSLADSNEVGKDLSNSIISGVDATIEHLTASNVFFVAKRRNANKELLYLSAKLPRGIPILIELTAVVGVPGVKCAVKTPSPEMAPLLFEAMEALLK